One window from the genome of Ovis canadensis isolate MfBH-ARS-UI-01 breed Bighorn chromosome 21, ARS-UI_OviCan_v2, whole genome shotgun sequence encodes:
- the SLC3A2 gene encoding amino acid transporter heavy chain SLC3A2 isoform X2, with the protein MSQDTEVDMKEVELNELEPEKQPMNAASGAAMAVVVAGGTEKNGLVKIKVADDEADGAAEAKFTGLSKEELLKVAGSPAWVRTRWALLLLFWLGWLGMLAGAVVIIVQAPRCRELPEQRWWQKGALYRIGDLRAFLGQDTGNLAGLKERLDYLSTLKVKGIVLGPIHKNQEDDLTETNLEQIDPIFGSKEDFESLLHSAKKKSIRVILDLTPNYKGQNPWFQSIQTDTVAIKMKEALRFWLQTGVDGFQVRDVQNLTDPSSFLAEWQNITKSVSEDRLLIAGTDSSDLQQILRLLEPTKDLLLTSSYLSHSSLTGNHTNFLVTQYLDAFGSNWCSWSVSQAGLLTSFVSPQLLRLYQLLLFTLPGTPVFSYGDEIGLEGADLSGQPAKAPVMLWDESSFPNTSASRNISMTVKGQSGDPDSLLFLFRWLSDQRGKERSLLHGDFYNLSSGPDLFSYIRQWDQNERFLVVLNFGDVGQLARLGASNLPTGTSLPAKVDLLLSTQPGREKGTSLELEHLNLQPQEGLLLRFPYVA; encoded by the exons ATGAGCCAGGACACCGAGGTGGACATGAAGGAAGTGGAACTGAACGAGCTGGAACCCGAGAAGCAGCCGATGAACGCGGCGTCTGGGGCAGCGATGGCCGTGGTCGTGGCAGGCGGCACCGAGAAGAATGGTCTGGTTAAGATCAAGGTTGCCGACGACGAGGCGGACGGGGCGGCCGAGGCCAAGTTCACGGGCCTGTCTAAAGAGGAGCTGCTGAAGGTGGCGGGCAGCCCCGCCTGGGTACGCACCCGCTGGGCgctgctgctgcttttctggCTCGGCTGGCTGGGCATGCTGGCCGGTGCCGTGGTCATCATCGTGCAGGCGCCACGCTGCCGCGAGCTGCCAGAGCAGAGATGGTGGCAAAAGGGCGCCCTCTACCGCATTGGAGACCTTCGGGCCTTCCTGGGCCAAGATACAGGCAACCTAGCGG GCCTTAAGGAGCGGCTCGATTACTTAAGCACCCTGAAGGTGAAGGGTATTGTGTTGGGCCCAATTCATAAGAACCAGGAGGATGACCTCACAGAGACCAACTTGGAACAGATCGACCCCATTTTTGGCTCCAAGGAAGATTTTGAGAGTCTCCTGCACTCTGCCAAGAAGAAGA GCATCCGGGTCATCCTGGACCTCACTCCCAACTACAAGGGCCAGAACCCTTGGTTTCAATCCATTCAGACTGACACTGTGGCCATCAAAATGAAG GAAGCCCTGAGGTTTTGGCTGCAGACCGGTGTGGATGGGTTTCAGGTCCGGGACGTGCAGAATCTGACA GATCCGTCTTCATTCTTAGCTGAGTGGCAGAACATCACTAAGAGCGTCAGCGAGGATCG GCTTTTGATTGCAGGCACAGACTCCTCCGACCTTCAGCAGATCCTGAGGCTGCTTGAACCCACCAAGGACCTGTTGTTGACTAGCTCTTACCTGTCACACTCCAGCTTAACTGGGAATCATACAAATTTCTTGGTCACCCAGTATCTGGACGCCTTTGGCAGCAACTGGTGCAGCTGGAGT GTGTCTCAGGCGGGGCTCCTGACTTCCTTTGTGTCACCCCAACTCCTCCGACTTTACCAGCTGCTGCTCTTCACCCTGCCGGGAACACCAGTGTTCAGCTATGGAGATGAGATTGGCCTGGAGGGAGCTGACCTTTCTGGACAG CCTGCAAAGGCCCCAGTCATGCTGTGGGATGaatccagctttcccaacacctcAGCATCTAGAAACATCAGCATGACTGTGAAG GGCCAGAGTGGGGACCCTGACTCCCTCCTCTTCCTGTTCCGCTGGCTGAGTGATCAGCGGGGTAAGGAACGCTCCCTGCTGCATGGAGACTTCTACAATCTCTCCTCGGGGCCCGACCTCTTCTCCTACATCCGCCAGTGGGACCAGAACGAGCGTTTCCTCGTAGTGCTCAACTTTGGGGATGTGGGCCAACTGGCCAGGCTGGGGGCCTCCAACCTGCCCACCGGCACCAGCCTGCCAGCCAAGGTGGATCTGCTGCTCAGCACCCAGCCAGGCCGTGAGAAGGGCACCTCCCTTGAGCTGGAGCACCTGAACCTACAACCTCAGGAGGGGCTACTGCTCCGCTTCCCCTACGTGGCCTGA
- the SLC3A2 gene encoding amino acid transporter heavy chain SLC3A2 isoform X1, producing the protein MDHEPHEPSAGVISVPSQPPSEPSGPGPQGLGPQGPSAGGDSGTMSQDTEVDMKEVELNELEPEKQPMNAASGAAMAVVVAGGTEKNGLVKIKVADDEADGAAEAKFTGLSKEELLKVAGSPAWVRTRWALLLLFWLGWLGMLAGAVVIIVQAPRCRELPEQRWWQKGALYRIGDLRAFLGQDTGNLAGLKERLDYLSTLKVKGIVLGPIHKNQEDDLTETNLEQIDPIFGSKEDFESLLHSAKKKSIRVILDLTPNYKGQNPWFQSIQTDTVAIKMKEALRFWLQTGVDGFQVRDVQNLTDPSSFLAEWQNITKSVSEDRLLIAGTDSSDLQQILRLLEPTKDLLLTSSYLSHSSLTGNHTNFLVTQYLDAFGSNWCSWSVSQAGLLTSFVSPQLLRLYQLLLFTLPGTPVFSYGDEIGLEGADLSGQPAKAPVMLWDESSFPNTSASRNISMTVKGQSGDPDSLLFLFRWLSDQRGKERSLLHGDFYNLSSGPDLFSYIRQWDQNERFLVVLNFGDVGQLARLGASNLPTGTSLPAKVDLLLSTQPGREKGTSLELEHLNLQPQEGLLLRFPYVA; encoded by the exons ATGGACCACGAGCCTCATGAACCCTCCGCTGGCGTCATCTCGGTTCCAAGCCAGCCGCCCAGCGAGCCTTCTGGGCCTGGTCCTCAGGGGCTTGGTCCTCAGGGGCCCAGCGCGGGGGGCGACTCAG GCACCATGAGCCAGGACACCGAGGTGGACATGAAGGAAGTGGAACTGAACGAGCTGGAACCCGAGAAGCAGCCGATGAACGCGGCGTCTGGGGCAGCGATGGCCGTGGTCGTGGCAGGCGGCACCGAGAAGAATGGTCTGGTTAAGATCAAGGTTGCCGACGACGAGGCGGACGGGGCGGCCGAGGCCAAGTTCACGGGCCTGTCTAAAGAGGAGCTGCTGAAGGTGGCGGGCAGCCCCGCCTGGGTACGCACCCGCTGGGCgctgctgctgcttttctggCTCGGCTGGCTGGGCATGCTGGCCGGTGCCGTGGTCATCATCGTGCAGGCGCCACGCTGCCGCGAGCTGCCAGAGCAGAGATGGTGGCAAAAGGGCGCCCTCTACCGCATTGGAGACCTTCGGGCCTTCCTGGGCCAAGATACAGGCAACCTAGCGG GCCTTAAGGAGCGGCTCGATTACTTAAGCACCCTGAAGGTGAAGGGTATTGTGTTGGGCCCAATTCATAAGAACCAGGAGGATGACCTCACAGAGACCAACTTGGAACAGATCGACCCCATTTTTGGCTCCAAGGAAGATTTTGAGAGTCTCCTGCACTCTGCCAAGAAGAAGA GCATCCGGGTCATCCTGGACCTCACTCCCAACTACAAGGGCCAGAACCCTTGGTTTCAATCCATTCAGACTGACACTGTGGCCATCAAAATGAAG GAAGCCCTGAGGTTTTGGCTGCAGACCGGTGTGGATGGGTTTCAGGTCCGGGACGTGCAGAATCTGACA GATCCGTCTTCATTCTTAGCTGAGTGGCAGAACATCACTAAGAGCGTCAGCGAGGATCG GCTTTTGATTGCAGGCACAGACTCCTCCGACCTTCAGCAGATCCTGAGGCTGCTTGAACCCACCAAGGACCTGTTGTTGACTAGCTCTTACCTGTCACACTCCAGCTTAACTGGGAATCATACAAATTTCTTGGTCACCCAGTATCTGGACGCCTTTGGCAGCAACTGGTGCAGCTGGAGT GTGTCTCAGGCGGGGCTCCTGACTTCCTTTGTGTCACCCCAACTCCTCCGACTTTACCAGCTGCTGCTCTTCACCCTGCCGGGAACACCAGTGTTCAGCTATGGAGATGAGATTGGCCTGGAGGGAGCTGACCTTTCTGGACAG CCTGCAAAGGCCCCAGTCATGCTGTGGGATGaatccagctttcccaacacctcAGCATCTAGAAACATCAGCATGACTGTGAAG GGCCAGAGTGGGGACCCTGACTCCCTCCTCTTCCTGTTCCGCTGGCTGAGTGATCAGCGGGGTAAGGAACGCTCCCTGCTGCATGGAGACTTCTACAATCTCTCCTCGGGGCCCGACCTCTTCTCCTACATCCGCCAGTGGGACCAGAACGAGCGTTTCCTCGTAGTGCTCAACTTTGGGGATGTGGGCCAACTGGCCAGGCTGGGGGCCTCCAACCTGCCCACCGGCACCAGCCTGCCAGCCAAGGTGGATCTGCTGCTCAGCACCCAGCCAGGCCGTGAGAAGGGCACCTCCCTTGAGCTGGAGCACCTGAACCTACAACCTCAGGAGGGGCTACTGCTCCGCTTCCCCTACGTGGCCTGA